TCGCCGCCCTCTTCCACGTCCTGCCCCATGCCGGCCATGGTGTTGCAGCCGCTGAGCATGCCGGCCATCAGCAGCGCGGCAAAGCTTGCGGCGATCGCCTTGAGTGCGGTGTTACGCGTTGTCATCGCTTTCATCGTTATCTCCTTGATCCACCTTGCGGGGCCTGTTCATGACACTTGTTCAGCGTACTTTTTCATAATACGTCGGGTGTCTTTACCGTCAACGCACAAGGCTAACGCCTTGGCGTATAGTCAGCCTAACAGCGTTTGCCGCCTCTATGGACAAAATAATGGACGCCAAAATGTAAAAGTAGCCGCCGCCGTCTTTTTGGCGGCGCGGCATCGACGCCAAGGGGTTCTCTCGCCGCGCTTGCCTGCTATGCTGCAACACTGTCATTCGTCTTGGCCTTTCGTATAACAATCACCACCGATGACCCCTAAGGAGTTGGCACGATGCACGTTTTGCTCTGCCCCGACAGTTTCAAGGACGCCCTGGGCGCCCAGGACGCGGCCGATGCCATGGCCCGCGGCATCAAGCGCGCCCTGCCCGAGGCCCGCACCGAGACCTGCCCGCTGGCCGACGGCGGCGAAGGCAGCCTGGAAGCGCTGATCATGGCCACCGGCGCCGAGCGTCGCAGCGTCGGCGTACAGGACGCCCTGGGCCGTCCGGCTACCGCGACCTGGGGCTGGCTAGGGGCCGAACGCACGGCCTTTATCGAGCTTGCCGAAGCCAGCGGCCTGCAGCAGCTCAAGCCCGCCGAGCGCGACGCCCGCACCACCACCACCTACGGCGTGGGCGAGCTGTTTGGCGCCGCCCTGGACGCCGGCGCAAAGAAAGCCCTGCTGCTGCTCGGCGGCAGCGCCACCAACGACGCCGGTGCCGGCATGCTCGCCGCGCTCGGCGCGCGCCTGCTGGACGCCGACGGCAAGGCGCTGGCCCCGGGCGGCGCGGC
This DNA window, taken from Halomonas piscis, encodes the following:
- a CDS encoding entericidin A/B family lipoprotein, with amino-acid sequence MKAMTTRNTALKAIAASFAALLMAGMLSGCNTMAGMGQDVEEGGEAVQDAAHS